The proteins below are encoded in one region of Alistipes indistinctus YIT 12060:
- a CDS encoding sensor histidine kinase, protein MFRGVASKLALVLLLLIAATVGATLLIIHNLWFYGILTAAVACLLLGGVFRLYRSNTRKITFMFNAIENNDYAFQFTRYGSSLSDDLFNRSLNRIKELLVKAKNEAIEREKYYELILERIITGIVVVNERGSVMQTNSEALRLLGLSVFTHLSQLDRVEEGLTEKFRALEVGEGTRVTLHHERGEVNLALQASEVTIRGTRLRIIAVNDIDRELDDKELESWIRLTRVLTHEIMNAVTPVMSLSDTLLRLHGNRDDDTYRGLEAIHATSKSLISFVESYRSFTRIPAPEMELLDVRKFLERIVMLVSRQIEEQHIRVDIRVEPEDLILYADGNQITQVILNLLKNAAGAIGTREGGVIALSAFCNDEKHVIVDVANNGEPISEEVSQHIFVPFFTTKEHGSGIGLSVSRQIMRLHRGSLKLQHSTPRETRFRLVFR, encoded by the coding sequence ATGTTCAGGGGAGTGGCCTCGAAGCTGGCGTTGGTGCTGCTGTTGCTGATTGCGGCGACGGTGGGGGCAACCCTGCTGATTATCCACAATCTCTGGTTTTACGGAATCCTGACGGCAGCCGTCGCCTGTTTGTTGTTAGGCGGTGTTTTCCGGCTCTACCGGTCCAATACGCGCAAGATCACGTTTATGTTCAATGCGATCGAAAACAACGACTATGCCTTTCAGTTCACCCGTTACGGCAGTTCGCTTTCGGACGACCTGTTCAACCGGTCGCTCAACCGGATCAAGGAGTTGCTGGTCAAGGCCAAGAACGAGGCGATCGAGCGCGAGAAATATTATGAGCTGATCCTCGAACGGATCATTACCGGCATTGTGGTCGTGAACGAACGGGGCAGCGTCATGCAGACCAATTCCGAGGCGTTGCGTTTGCTGGGGTTGTCGGTTTTTACGCACCTGAGCCAGCTCGACCGGGTTGAGGAGGGGCTGACCGAAAAGTTCCGGGCGCTCGAAGTTGGCGAAGGAACGCGTGTGACGCTGCATCACGAGCGGGGAGAGGTCAATTTGGCGTTGCAGGCTTCTGAGGTGACGATCCGGGGCACGAGGCTGCGTATCATTGCCGTGAACGACATCGACCGTGAGCTGGACGATAAGGAGTTGGAGTCGTGGATACGACTGACGCGCGTGCTGACCCACGAGATTATGAACGCCGTTACGCCGGTGATGTCGCTCAGCGATACGCTCCTCAGGCTGCACGGCAACCGCGATGACGACACCTATCGCGGTCTCGAAGCGATTCATGCGACCAGCAAAAGCCTGATTTCATTCGTCGAGTCTTACCGTAGCTTTACCCGGATTCCCGCGCCGGAGATGGAACTGCTCGACGTGCGCAAATTCCTCGAGCGGATCGTGATGCTGGTCAGCCGCCAGATCGAAGAGCAGCACATTCGTGTCGATATCCGCGTCGAGCCCGAAGATTTGATCCTCTATGCCGATGGCAACCAAATTACGCAGGTGATCCTGAACCTGTTGAAAAATGCCGCCGGTGCGATCGGTACTCGCGAAGGAGGTGTGATCGCGCTTTCGGCTTTCTGCAACGACGAGAAGCATGTGATCGTCGATGTGGCCAACAACGGCGAACCGATTTCGGAAGAGGTGTCCCAGCATATTTTCGTACCCTTCTTTACCACGAAGGAGCATGGATCGGGCATCGGCCTGAGCGTTTCGCGGCAGATCATGCGCCTGCACCGCGGCAGCCTCAAGTTGCAGCATTCGACGCCCCGGGAGACGCGGTTCCGGCTGGTGTTCCGCTAA
- a CDS encoding sigma-54-dependent transcriptional regulator, with protein sequence MTGKAGSILIVDDNKSILTALKLLLGNYFNRVVTLPAPTALVSTLRSEKFDVVLLDMNFSAGINNGNEGLYWLSEVKKESPASQVVLFTAYADIDLAVKAIKKGAVDFVVKPWDNSKLIATLQAAYNLSISKQEVKQLREIKREFRSEASMFWGDSEAMRTLRQMIEKVAPTDATILIAGENGTGKDMLAREIHALSARRDESLVSVDMGALTETLFESELFGHVKGAFTDARSDRAGKFEVASGGTLFLDEIGNLPYHLQSKLLSVIQSRTVTRVGSNTPVPVDIRLICATNRNLPEMVASGSFREDLFYRINTIHVTLPPLRDRPEDILPLAERFLSQYAARYGKNITAIDRTAAEKLGAYPWYGNIRELQHAVEKAVILCEGERLQAADFVLAQRDETVMPGGVTTLEEMESSLIRRAMDQHKGNLSQVAVQLGITRQTLYNKIKKYNL encoded by the coding sequence ATGACGGGTAAGGCGGGCAGTATATTGATCGTGGATGACAACAAAAGCATCCTCACGGCGTTGAAACTCTTGCTGGGCAATTATTTCAACAGGGTGGTGACGCTTCCGGCGCCGACCGCGCTGGTTTCGACGCTCCGTTCGGAAAAATTCGACGTGGTGCTGCTCGATATGAACTTTTCGGCCGGTATCAACAACGGCAACGAAGGGCTTTACTGGCTTTCCGAAGTGAAGAAAGAGTCTCCCGCCTCGCAGGTGGTGCTTTTTACAGCCTATGCCGACATCGATCTGGCCGTCAAGGCGATCAAAAAGGGGGCGGTCGATTTCGTTGTGAAGCCCTGGGATAATTCGAAACTGATCGCCACGTTGCAGGCGGCCTATAACCTGAGCATTTCGAAGCAGGAAGTTAAGCAGTTGCGCGAGATTAAGCGTGAATTCCGCAGCGAGGCGTCGATGTTCTGGGGTGATTCCGAGGCTATGCGGACCCTCAGGCAGATGATTGAAAAGGTGGCGCCTACCGATGCCACGATCCTGATTGCGGGGGAAAACGGCACGGGCAAGGATATGCTGGCGCGGGAGATCCATGCGCTTTCCGCGCGGCGGGACGAGTCGCTGGTGAGCGTCGATATGGGGGCCCTGACCGAGACGCTTTTCGAGAGCGAGTTGTTCGGCCATGTCAAGGGGGCTTTTACGGATGCCCGCAGCGACCGGGCCGGCAAATTCGAAGTGGCCTCGGGCGGGACGCTCTTTCTCGACGAGATCGGCAACCTGCCGTACCATTTGCAGTCCAAATTGTTGTCGGTCATCCAGAGCCGTACCGTGACGCGCGTGGGCAGCAATACGCCGGTGCCGGTCGATATCCGGCTGATTTGCGCGACGAACCGTAACCTGCCGGAAATGGTCGCGTCCGGCTCTTTCCGTGAAGACCTTTTTTACAGGATCAATACGATCCATGTGACGCTGCCGCCGCTGCGCGACCGCCCGGAGGACATCCTGCCGCTGGCTGAACGTTTCCTGTCACAATATGCCGCGCGGTACGGCAAGAACATTACCGCGATCGACAGGACTGCGGCCGAGAAGCTGGGCGCCTATCCCTGGTACGGAAATATCCGCGAATTGCAGCATGCAGTGGAGAAAGCGGTGATTCTGTGCGAAGGGGAGCGGTTGCAAGCTGCCGATTTCGTATTGGCGCAGCGCGACGAAACGGTTATGCCGGGCGGCGTCACGACGCTCGAGGAGATGGAATCCTCGCTGATCCGCCGGGCGATGGACCAGCACAAGGGCAATCTGTCGCAGGTGGCCGTACAACTCGGGATTACACGGCAGACACTTTATAACAAAATCAAAAAATACAATCTTTAG
- a CDS encoding TolC family protein, which translates to MSRTRIIPLITLVTAIGTLPARAADEGKAWTLHDCMAYAVEHSPRSKIQELTNANTDRDHLAAIMNFLPYISGSVGANANFGRSLDPETNTYTAQNNFNNSYSVSGSLPLFNGFKVVNNLRIAKIARLQGAENMQLINDEIALETMQAYADVHYYRGMVNLAGEQLAESKNTLYQAKVQEELGLKGNADVLEIEAKVASEDFNLTRQQNLYADAMLKLKEAMFYPIGDTLPLDTTQHWAMAPLAPHVPADSIYRTATDFLPKARIAQLDFQTAMLNFRTAKWQLLPSLSLSGGVSTSYSQTIGGNAVEHAPFRQQFKDRVGKYVSVGLNIPIFKNYSQQITIAKQRNLMKISDQEQKQTLHEIESEIQRAVQDMEGTAKEYIQCTKQVIAQEMAYKAMRRKYEEGLASVIDLQTSSNQLLVAKAAKLNALLQYLIKKRVVDYYKGTPYLEQDY; encoded by the coding sequence ATGTCACGAACCCGAATCATTCCCTTGATCACTCTGGTCACGGCAATCGGCACCCTTCCGGCCCGTGCGGCAGATGAGGGCAAAGCCTGGACGCTGCACGACTGTATGGCCTATGCGGTCGAACATTCGCCGCGCAGCAAGATACAGGAGCTGACGAATGCCAATACCGACCGCGATCACCTCGCAGCGATCATGAATTTTCTGCCTTACATCAGCGGTTCGGTAGGAGCCAATGCCAACTTCGGCCGATCGCTCGACCCCGAGACCAACACCTACACCGCTCAAAACAACTTCAATAACTCTTACAGCGTCTCCGGTTCGCTGCCATTGTTCAACGGTTTCAAAGTAGTCAACAACCTTCGCATCGCAAAAATAGCCCGGCTGCAGGGTGCCGAAAACATGCAGCTGATCAATGATGAAATCGCGCTCGAAACGATGCAGGCCTATGCCGACGTACATTATTACCGCGGGATGGTCAACCTGGCGGGGGAACAGCTCGCGGAGAGCAAAAACACGCTGTACCAGGCCAAAGTACAGGAGGAGTTGGGACTGAAAGGCAACGCCGACGTACTGGAAATCGAGGCTAAAGTGGCCAGCGAGGATTTCAATCTCACCCGGCAGCAAAACCTTTACGCCGATGCAATGCTGAAACTCAAGGAAGCGATGTTCTACCCGATCGGCGACACGCTTCCGCTCGATACCACACAGCACTGGGCAATGGCGCCTCTCGCACCGCACGTTCCTGCCGACAGCATCTACCGGACGGCCACCGATTTTCTGCCGAAAGCGCGGATCGCACAGCTCGACTTCCAAACCGCAATGCTCAACTTCCGGACAGCCAAATGGCAATTGCTGCCTTCTTTGTCACTCAGCGGCGGTGTCTCTACCAGTTACAGCCAGACAATCGGAGGAAACGCCGTAGAGCACGCTCCTTTCCGCCAACAATTCAAAGACCGGGTAGGTAAATATGTCAGTGTCGGACTTAATATTCCTATTTTTAAGAACTACTCGCAACAGATCACCATCGCCAAACAACGCAACCTGATGAAAATAAGCGATCAGGAACAAAAACAAACGCTGCACGAGATCGAAAGCGAAATCCAACGCGCCGTACAGGATATGGAAGGAACCGCCAAAGAATACATACAATGCACCAAACAAGTAATCGCCCAGGAGATGGCATACAAAGCCATGCGCAGGAAATACGAAGAGGGGCTCGCCAGCGTCATCGACCTGCAAACCTCTTCGAACCAGTTACTCGTGGCAAAAGCCGCGAAACTCAACGCACTGCTGCAATACCTGATCAAAAAACGTGTGGTCGATTACTACAAGGGTACTCCCTACCTCGAACAGGACTATTAA
- a CDS encoding efflux RND transporter periplasmic adaptor subunit, whose amino-acid sequence MDRVIENKRWIKKKYIPYLAGGALALILVIWLIFGNHLSTLKVDKRLLTIEPAQQGQFNDYVRVNGQVQPVTTIQLSPLESGMVEEKLVEEGAMVHKGQVIVRLSNSSLSIAILQSEADLAEKDNFLRNTMVSMEQQKLDLQKERLSLNIDVQRKERKYRQNERLYKEKLIAREDYLQAKEDYELALETRHVVQERQKQDSIYRTTQIESLEENLQSMRQNMMLIRQRMDNLNVKSPIDGQLGTLDAELGQSVSNTVKIGQINDLSDYKIEALIDEHYIDRVRSGLPASFERQDARYDLVVSKVYPDVKEGQFKTDFTFTSKRPDNIRTGQTYYINLELGQPSDAILIPRGAFYQKTGGNWIYVVTEDGSRAYRRTIRIGRQNPQYYEVVEGLQAGEKVIVSGYDTFGDNEMLVLK is encoded by the coding sequence ATGGACAGAGTCATCGAAAACAAACGTTGGATCAAAAAGAAATACATCCCTTACCTGGCCGGCGGAGCGCTGGCGCTGATACTGGTTATCTGGCTGATTTTCGGCAACCACCTTTCGACGCTAAAAGTCGACAAAAGGCTGCTGACAATCGAACCCGCACAGCAAGGACAGTTCAACGACTACGTACGCGTGAACGGACAAGTACAGCCGGTCACGACCATTCAACTCAGTCCGCTCGAGAGCGGCATGGTGGAAGAAAAGCTCGTCGAAGAGGGAGCTATGGTACATAAGGGCCAGGTGATCGTCCGGCTGAGCAACTCTTCGCTCAGCATCGCGATCCTGCAAAGCGAGGCCGACCTGGCCGAAAAAGACAACTTCCTGCGCAATACGATGGTGTCGATGGAACAGCAGAAGCTCGACCTGCAGAAAGAACGCCTAAGCCTGAACATCGACGTGCAACGCAAAGAGCGCAAATACCGCCAGAACGAACGGCTTTACAAGGAAAAACTGATCGCACGCGAAGACTACCTTCAGGCCAAAGAAGATTACGAGCTGGCGCTCGAAACGCGCCATGTGGTACAGGAGCGCCAAAAGCAGGACTCGATCTACCGCACCACCCAGATCGAAAGCCTCGAAGAGAACCTGCAGAGCATGCGGCAAAATATGATGCTGATCCGTCAACGGATGGACAATCTCAACGTTAAATCGCCGATCGACGGCCAACTCGGAACGCTCGACGCAGAGCTGGGTCAATCAGTTTCCAATACGGTCAAGATCGGTCAAATCAACGACCTGTCGGACTACAAGATCGAAGCGCTGATCGACGAGCACTATATCGACCGCGTGCGCAGCGGACTGCCCGCATCGTTCGAACGGCAGGATGCCCGGTACGACCTGGTCGTCAGCAAGGTGTACCCCGATGTCAAGGAAGGTCAGTTCAAAACCGACTTCACCTTTACTTCGAAACGTCCCGACAACATCCGCACCGGCCAGACCTACTACATTAACCTCGAGCTCGGTCAACCTTCCGACGCAATTCTGATCCCGCGCGGCGCGTTCTATCAGAAGACGGGCGGCAACTGGATTTATGTGGTAACCGAAGACGGCAGCCGGGCATACCGCCGCACGATCCGTATCGGGCGTCAAAATCCGCAATATTACGAAGTGGTCGAAGGACTTCAGGCTGGCGAGAAAGTGATCGTATCGGGCTACGACACTTTCGGCGACAACGAAATGCTGGTGCTGAAATAG
- a CDS encoding ABC transporter permease, whose translation MKNLFFALRYSLKSLRGNISRVVSITLGLALGLLAFSFIVFDLSYNSFLPDKERVYQFWVYYDVDGQKGNFDTTFGTVAPALKADFPQIETATRFRREGAVPFESDKRDFEANLVVADTSFFDVLDLGVISGDPHRALAGKDKVMISESFARRLFGREDPVGKELRYQNKRPVTVSGVFKDIPHNSTLWPLEAILSENDSEISWNNGDGFDTYIKMQPGTDPRTIEPELNAFFIRHGAPDFMVDAIQQGLPRFFFVPVTSTNLVDGNTVRMALIIGILALLIIFVSSMNYVLISVSMLVRRSKTIGTLKCNGAGRGDILAISLYETALLVSAALLLATVLIYAMRAQVETLTGIPVSVLFAPARIWAPLSVILLVFLLSSLIPALLFASVSVQAAFRNCSGNRRRWKQLLLAIELICVSFVTVFVLITGLQFRHMVSLDMGYQHDRLIYTELKTDSRTANLYREALRSLPEVEWIGMSLNVPLNKFYNGTLCTEGATNNTLFSSRTDMVDTGYLATMGIELVAGRNFTDGTPYDQVIVNELYAKLQGWTDDPVGKITYNFGSPMTVIGVIRDFKIKAVNAEVPPMQLHFLSLQGNQNFDNLVLSIRLREMNSRSIRAVEAKLKQVTPQVRFKFQIFDEQLTVERHYERAFRNTVTTVSLATLIIALMGLIGYVNDEIRRRTKEIAIRKVNGATARDIQRLILHDLSVITLPAILLGITSAYLFSREWLMRFNDRITLHWWIFAVGALFVAVIVACVALWQTHRSAHGDPIKMIRTE comes from the coding sequence ATGAAAAACCTGTTTTTTGCGCTCCGGTATTCGCTCAAATCATTGCGCGGCAACATCTCCCGGGTCGTTTCGATCACGCTGGGGCTGGCATTAGGGCTGCTCGCTTTCTCATTCATCGTATTCGACCTGTCGTACAATTCTTTCCTACCGGATAAAGAGCGCGTCTATCAATTTTGGGTATACTACGATGTTGACGGACAGAAAGGCAATTTCGACACAACATTCGGAACGGTCGCACCGGCCCTGAAGGCGGACTTCCCGCAAATAGAAACCGCCACCAGGTTTCGGCGCGAAGGCGCCGTGCCGTTCGAATCGGACAAACGCGACTTCGAAGCCAACCTGGTCGTTGCCGATACATCGTTTTTCGATGTGCTCGACCTCGGGGTCATAAGCGGTGACCCCCACCGAGCACTTGCCGGCAAGGACAAAGTGATGATCTCGGAGAGTTTCGCCCGTCGGCTGTTCGGGCGGGAGGACCCGGTCGGCAAAGAGCTAAGATATCAAAACAAACGACCCGTAACGGTCAGCGGAGTTTTCAAGGATATACCCCACAACAGTACTTTGTGGCCATTGGAAGCGATCCTATCGGAAAACGACTCTGAGATCAGCTGGAATAACGGCGATGGTTTCGATACTTACATCAAAATGCAACCCGGGACCGATCCCCGCACAATTGAACCGGAACTGAACGCTTTTTTCATCCGGCACGGAGCGCCCGATTTCATGGTCGATGCCATCCAGCAAGGTCTTCCGCGTTTCTTTTTCGTTCCCGTCACCTCCACCAACCTCGTCGACGGCAATACGGTACGCATGGCACTGATAATAGGCATTCTCGCGCTACTGATTATTTTCGTTTCGTCGATGAACTATGTGCTGATCTCCGTATCGATGCTGGTACGCCGCAGCAAGACGATCGGGACGCTTAAATGCAACGGTGCCGGAAGAGGCGACATCCTGGCCATTTCGCTTTACGAGACAGCCCTGCTGGTCAGTGCGGCGCTGCTGCTGGCGACCGTCCTGATCTACGCAATGCGTGCCCAGGTAGAAACGCTCACCGGCATCCCGGTTTCAGTGCTGTTCGCCCCGGCACGCATCTGGGCCCCGCTGTCGGTCATCCTGCTGGTATTCCTGCTCTCGAGCCTGATCCCCGCACTGTTGTTCGCTTCGGTATCGGTACAGGCCGCGTTCCGCAACTGTTCGGGCAACCGGCGGCGGTGGAAGCAATTGCTGCTGGCCATAGAACTGATCTGCGTCAGTTTCGTCACGGTATTCGTACTGATCACCGGACTGCAATTCCGGCACATGGTTTCGCTCGACATGGGCTACCAACACGACCGGCTTATCTACACAGAACTTAAAACGGACAGCCGTACCGCAAACCTATACCGCGAAGCGCTGCGGTCACTGCCCGAAGTGGAATGGATCGGGATGAGCCTTAACGTGCCTCTTAACAAATTTTACAACGGCACTCTCTGTACCGAGGGTGCAACGAACAATACGCTGTTCTCGTCCCGTACGGATATGGTCGACACAGGATACCTGGCCACGATGGGTATCGAGTTGGTCGCAGGCCGTAATTTCACCGACGGCACGCCCTACGATCAGGTGATCGTCAATGAACTGTATGCTAAACTACAAGGGTGGACAGACGATCCCGTAGGAAAAATTACTTATAACTTCGGTTCGCCGATGACGGTGATCGGCGTAATCCGCGATTTCAAAATCAAAGCCGTCAATGCAGAAGTCCCCCCCATGCAGTTACACTTTCTCTCGTTGCAAGGCAACCAAAACTTCGACAACCTCGTGCTCTCGATCCGGCTGCGGGAGATGAACAGCCGATCGATCCGGGCCGTCGAAGCCAAACTCAAACAAGTTACGCCGCAAGTCCGGTTCAAATTCCAGATTTTCGACGAGCAACTGACCGTGGAACGCCATTACGAACGGGCCTTTCGCAACACGGTAACGACTGTCTCGCTGGCGACGCTGATTATCGCGCTGATGGGGCTGATCGGCTACGTCAACGACGAAATCCGGCGACGCACCAAAGAGATCGCCATCCGCAAAGTCAACGGCGCCACCGCCCGCGATATCCAGCGACTGATCCTGCACGACCTGTCGGTGATCACGCTGCCGGCCATCCTGCTGGGCATAACCTCCGCCTACCTCTTCAGCCGCGAGTGGCTGATGCGGTTCAACGACCGGATTACGCTCCACTGGTGGATTTTCGCCGTAGGCGCGCTGTTCGTCGCAGTAATCGTCGCCTGCGTGGCGCTCTGGCAAACCCACCGATCCGCCCACGGCGATCCGATCAAAATGATCCGCACCGAATAA
- a CDS encoding ABC transporter permease: MRNITLARRNLFKRGQNNGIKILSLGVGLAVGLVLTAKIYFEQTYDTFYPDADRICKIQENFSVNGEKLEGGTVPGGIAPGLKNDIPEIEAATRFTPLEEDNTRFVIFTADRQRHTGKVILADSCLFDVLPRPMISGNAKEVLSRPQYVLVSESLARSLNKGGDPVGMTLRLDNYADVELTVGGVFKDIPENSQISYDVIISMSSIAKFIWDGTDNWYANDRYHAYVKLRPGVRYETVGPAIRRCVEKHLDEAKLKERGTELCYYLLPLTDIHKQSPGVRHMSVLLGMLAFALLFTAMMNYILIIVSSMMGRSREIAIQKCYGAQGKNITGLILTETLLHIGLALLLTVLLLTLFRGMTEELLSASLSSLFTGTSLAILLAVCLSVFVVTGLIPSGLFSRIPVSTAFRRSTQSRKIWKRILLFIQFMAATFLIILLIIISRQYDRMVNDRPGYNYERVVYCTTDGAKTSDRIKALEELRRLPEAEEVGSCSLLPVLTGNNGNDATLNGRTLFNFEDLDMVDTGFVRTMGIKIIDGKMFEASAPKTFSVMVSRSFAEKLALTAGWHDGVVGKMFEINNYTPATVYGVYEDIRTGKNRMDEHPTIMYHTNWSSRYIVIRLQSLTPQAIRQVSDVLKRMLPDKDIVVIPYKAEMAYLYNDSRLMRNTVMIGGIITLLIALIGLIGYVRDETNRRSKEIAIRKVNGATAAQVIALLSREIGYLALPATLLGAGFAYLAGKSWLEQYPEKITLSPWMFLAGILFTILTIFVCVTLQSWRIATENPAKAIKSE; this comes from the coding sequence ATGAGAAATATAACCCTGGCCCGACGGAACCTTTTTAAAAGAGGACAAAACAACGGAATCAAAATTCTGTCGCTGGGCGTCGGTCTGGCGGTAGGATTGGTGCTGACCGCCAAAATCTACTTCGAACAGACCTACGACACTTTCTATCCCGATGCCGACCGAATCTGCAAAATTCAAGAGAATTTCTCGGTAAACGGCGAGAAACTAGAGGGAGGAACCGTGCCGGGAGGCATAGCTCCGGGGTTGAAGAACGACATTCCGGAAATCGAAGCGGCAACCCGGTTTACTCCTCTGGAAGAAGACAACACTCGCTTCGTCATTTTTACTGCCGACAGGCAACGCCACACCGGGAAAGTAATTCTGGCAGATTCATGCCTGTTCGACGTCCTGCCGCGCCCGATGATAAGCGGCAATGCAAAGGAAGTGCTGAGCCGTCCGCAATACGTACTGGTTTCCGAATCGCTGGCCCGCAGCCTGAACAAAGGCGGCGACCCGGTGGGCATGACCCTCCGGCTGGACAATTATGCGGACGTGGAACTGACCGTAGGCGGGGTCTTCAAAGACATTCCCGAAAACAGCCAGATTTCCTACGACGTCATCATTTCGATGAGTTCGATCGCAAAATTTATCTGGGACGGTACAGACAACTGGTATGCTAATGACCGCTACCATGCTTACGTGAAACTACGCCCCGGCGTGCGATACGAAACCGTCGGTCCAGCAATCCGCCGGTGTGTCGAAAAACATCTCGATGAGGCAAAACTCAAAGAAAGAGGCACCGAACTGTGCTACTACCTTCTCCCGCTGACCGACATTCACAAGCAGTCCCCCGGTGTGCGCCACATGAGCGTCCTGCTCGGCATGCTGGCTTTTGCGCTGCTGTTTACCGCCATGATGAACTACATCCTGATCATCGTCTCATCGATGATGGGACGCAGCCGGGAAATCGCCATCCAGAAATGTTACGGGGCACAAGGCAAAAACATCACGGGACTGATCCTGACCGAAACATTGTTGCACATAGGACTCGCGCTGCTGCTGACCGTTTTATTGCTGACTCTGTTCAGAGGCATGACGGAAGAGCTGCTCTCCGCTTCGCTGTCGTCCCTTTTTACGGGAACCAGCCTCGCGATCCTACTGGCGGTTTGCCTGTCGGTATTCGTTGTAACCGGCCTGATTCCTTCGGGCCTTTTTTCCCGGATTCCAGTATCGACCGCTTTCCGCCGCTCCACGCAATCCCGGAAAATATGGAAACGGATATTGCTTTTCATTCAATTCATGGCCGCCACTTTCCTGATTATCCTGCTGATCATCATCAGCAGGCAGTACGACCGGATGGTCAACGACCGACCGGGATACAACTACGAACGGGTGGTCTATTGCACCACCGACGGAGCGAAAACATCCGACAGGATAAAAGCGCTGGAGGAACTGCGCAGGCTGCCGGAAGCCGAAGAGGTAGGGTCTTGTTCCCTACTGCCTGTCCTGACCGGAAACAATGGAAATGATGCCACACTGAACGGTCGCACCCTTTTCAATTTTGAAGATCTCGACATGGTGGACACGGGTTTCGTCCGGACGATGGGGATAAAAATCATCGACGGGAAGATGTTCGAGGCCAGTGCGCCCAAAACATTTTCTGTCATGGTGAGCCGTTCGTTTGCGGAAAAACTGGCCCTGACCGCCGGATGGCACGACGGAGTGGTCGGAAAAATGTTCGAGATAAACAACTACACCCCTGCCACGGTCTATGGCGTCTACGAAGACATCCGCACCGGCAAAAACAGAATGGACGAACATCCGACGATCATGTATCATACCAATTGGTCGAGCCGCTACATCGTCATCCGGCTGCAATCGCTCACCCCGCAGGCCATCCGGCAGGTAAGCGACGTACTAAAGCGAATGCTGCCCGACAAGGATATCGTGGTCATACCCTATAAGGCCGAAATGGCTTACCTGTACAACGACTCCCGCCTGATGCGCAATACCGTGATGATCGGGGGAATCATCACGCTGCTGATCGCGCTGATCGGACTGATCGGCTATGTGCGTGACGAAACGAACCGCCGCAGCAAAGAGATAGCGATCCGCAAAGTGAACGGCGCCACGGCTGCGCAAGTTATCGCGCTCCTTTCGCGGGAGATCGGATATCTCGCCCTTCCCGCCACGCTGCTCGGCGCCGGGTTCGCCTACCTGGCAGGGAAAAGCTGGCTCGAACAGTACCCGGAAAAAATCACGCTGTCACCGTGGATGTTCCTCGCAGGCATCCTTTTCACTATACTGACCATATTTGTCTGCGTCACACTGCAGTCCTGGCGTATCGCAACCGAAAACCCGGCCAAAGCGATCAAATCGGAATAA